Proteins from a genomic interval of Nautilia sp. PV-1:
- a CDS encoding response regulator transcription factor: MKRRILIVEDDITLNETLKEFLEYNNFKTISVYDGDSAVSEAYENLYDLILLDIKLPGMNGFDAAKEIRKFSDAPIIFITSLDSEKDVEKGFISGGDDYIRKPFSLKELKLRIDAVFRRIYGNSEKVDLGDRFEFDVINMELLKNSEPVHLKTKVVKLLNLFIKHKGEVLSKEQIFNEIYDYNETPNEASLRTFVKTLRSVLGNDKIQTVKEVGYKFVG; encoded by the coding sequence ATGAAAAGAAGAATATTAATAGTGGAAGACGATATCACGTTAAATGAAACGCTTAAAGAGTTTTTAGAATATAACAACTTTAAAACAATCAGCGTATATGACGGAGACAGTGCAGTAAGCGAAGCGTATGAGAACCTTTACGATTTGATTTTGCTTGATATTAAACTTCCAGGAATGAACGGTTTTGACGCGGCTAAAGAGATTAGAAAATTTTCTGACGCTCCCATTATTTTTATAACATCCCTTGACAGTGAAAAAGACGTTGAAAAAGGCTTCATAAGCGGAGGAGACGATTATATAAGAAAACCTTTTTCGTTAAAAGAGCTGAAACTCAGGATAGACGCCGTGTTTAGAAGAATCTACGGCAACAGCGAGAAAGTTGATTTAGGAGACAGGTTTGAGTTTGATGTTATAAATATGGAACTTTTAAAAAATTCCGAACCCGTACATCTCAAAACCAAAGTCGTCAAATTATTAAATCTATTTATAAAACACAAGGGTGAGGTGTTGAGCAAAGAGCAGATATTCAACGAAATATACGATTACAACGAAACTCCTAACGAAGCGTCTTTAAGAACTTTTGTTAAAACTTTAAGATCCGTTTTGGGCAATGATAAAATACAAACGGTAAAAGAAGTGGGGTATAAATTTGTCGGCTGA
- a CDS encoding HAMP domain-containing sensor histidine kinase — translation MFIYIISTLLLAGIGEWFYFKSKYHAQIDSQILQLSNELKLFLAENKGMLRKLRFSNLKKIPEIKNLDIAVYKDGSYMFGNFKPSKIHWNKEYWMDSNKIYYLYTMPKRWGKVDILVSKPVDKRQIKELKNQIIVFNAFLLIFVIFVAYMLGKIFLKPLKSSVEMLEDFIRDATHEMNTPISVILTNIEMLKMKDIESKELSRIEFSAKRLEKIFKDLAFVRLNHRQKKDIGKMNLKELLQNRITIFNTLLENKNIRLQKNCEDVYVEADREDIIRLVDNLLSNAIKYSPSNEIVIISLKDGVLQMFNKGKIQNISKITRKFYRENNNEGGFGLGLYIIKKICDYYGFEFSIKNENGFVKTQVSFKTG, via the coding sequence TTGTTTATATATATTATATCTACACTGCTGCTTGCCGGGATAGGCGAGTGGTTTTATTTCAAATCCAAATACCATGCGCAGATAGATTCCCAGATTTTACAGCTTAGTAATGAACTTAAGCTTTTTTTGGCGGAAAACAAGGGAATGCTTAGAAAATTAAGATTTTCTAATTTAAAAAAAATTCCTGAAATAAAAAATTTAGATATTGCGGTATATAAAGACGGCAGTTATATGTTCGGTAATTTTAAACCGTCAAAAATACATTGGAATAAAGAATACTGGATGGATAGCAACAAAATTTATTATCTTTATACAATGCCTAAAAGATGGGGGAAAGTGGATATTCTGGTTTCCAAGCCTGTCGATAAAAGGCAGATAAAGGAGCTGAAAAATCAGATTATTGTTTTTAACGCTTTTTTACTTATATTTGTGATTTTCGTTGCTTATATGCTTGGAAAGATATTTTTAAAACCTCTTAAAAGCAGCGTTGAAATGCTTGAAGACTTCATACGCGACGCCACACATGAGATGAATACGCCGATAAGCGTTATTCTGACCAATATAGAAATGCTTAAAATGAAAGATATCGAGTCCAAAGAGCTTAGCAGGATAGAGTTTTCGGCTAAAAGACTTGAAAAGATATTTAAAGATCTCGCTTTTGTGAGGCTTAATCACAGACAAAAAAAAGATATCGGCAAAATGAATTTAAAAGAGCTGTTGCAAAACAGAATTACAATATTTAACACCCTTCTTGAAAATAAAAACATAAGACTTCAGAAAAACTGCGAAGACGTGTATGTGGAAGCGGACAGGGAAGATATTATCAGGCTTGTAGACAATCTGCTTTCAAATGCGATTAAATATTCTCCTTCCAATGAAATAGTGATTATCTCCTTAAAAGACGGTGTTTTACAGATGTTCAATAAAGGGAAAATACAAAATATTTCAAAAATTACCAGAAAATTTTACAGGGAAAATAATAATGAAGGCGGTTTTGGGCTGGGACTTTATATTATTAAAAAAATTTGCGACTACTACGGTTTTGAGTTCAGTATCAAAAATGAAAACGGTTTTGTAAAAACACAAGTTTCTTTTAAAACCGGATGA
- a CDS encoding DUF2202 domain-containing protein — MKKLIIPVIAAVFGMPLIASTSFSPIEKTVLNIKKSALSIREKKDLIHMREEEKLTHDVYLTLYKKWKLPVFKNIAKAEQWHMHMIKLLLDKYNHLPDPVFKTGDRIGVFKNRKLQRLYDKLVAKGSKSLIDALKVGATIEDVDIYDLKKAIEDTDNKDIAVVYRNLEKGSRNHMRAFVGILRKYGSDYTPQYISSKEFRRILNMKHEAGMIGSVQYGSGEIYGKVLKVYKTPGIKNRKINWWIVEVKTPKGILKAAVTTDFVYKKLNVKPGDRVELKGYNGIYGFVTCEIEDKTSGFEHKNSFKRCRK, encoded by the coding sequence ATGAAAAAACTAATTATTCCAGTTATTGCAGCGGTTTTCGGAATGCCTCTTATTGCTTCTACATCTTTTTCGCCTATAGAAAAAACTGTTCTTAATATTAAAAAATCGGCTTTAAGTATCAGAGAGAAAAAAGATCTTATTCATATGAGAGAAGAAGAAAAACTGACACACGATGTATATCTGACACTGTATAAAAAATGGAAACTTCCTGTATTTAAAAACATAGCAAAAGCCGAGCAGTGGCATATGCATATGATTAAACTTCTGCTTGATAAATATAACCACCTTCCGGATCCTGTATTTAAAACAGGAGACAGAATAGGAGTATTTAAAAACAGAAAACTTCAAAGACTTTACGACAAACTGGTTGCCAAAGGGTCAAAGAGCCTTATTGACGCTTTAAAAGTCGGAGCCACTATAGAGGATGTGGATATTTATGACCTTAAAAAAGCTATTGAAGATACGGACAATAAAGACATAGCTGTTGTATATAGAAATCTTGAAAAAGGAAGCCGTAACCATATGAGGGCTTTTGTAGGTATTTTAAGAAAATACGGAAGCGATTATACTCCTCAGTATATTTCGTCAAAAGAATTCAGACGTATTTTAAATATGAAACACGAAGCCGGTATGATCGGAAGCGTTCAATACGGTTCGGGAGAGATTTACGGAAAAGTATTGAAAGTATATAAAACTCCCGGAATTAAAAACAGAAAAATAAACTGGTGGATTGTTGAGGTTAAAACCCCAAAAGGTATTTTAAAAGCGGCGGTTACTACGGATTTCGTTTATAAAAAACTGAACGTTAAACCGGGTGATAGAGTTGAATTGAAAGGTTATAACGGAATATACGGTTTCGTAACATGCGAAATAGAGGATAAAACAAGCGGATTTGAGCATAAAAACAGCTTTAAAAGGTGTAGAAAATGA
- a CDS encoding DUF4405 domain-containing protein: MKRKWIDLLLFYVMVMIIVSGIVLYIMPHGRVAYFTGWKFLGVDKDGWDNIHVIFGFLMVVVAVWHIIVNWKVMKKYLLQKESVFALLITAVITIGTVANIQLFKSVSDLEETIKNSWDVNKKAIPISHGELLSLKDFCERLNINLNKAVQKLKSKRYSFNINDTLKTIAKNNNTTPADIYEVIKNAKTVSLLQGSGFGRMTLKEVCQKEGVDVNVCVKKLESKGIKASADKTLREIAFPNVITPMDIIDMIKN, from the coding sequence ATGAAAAGAAAATGGATAGACCTGCTGCTGTTTTACGTAATGGTTATGATTATTGTAAGCGGTATAGTTTTATATATTATGCCGCACGGCCGGGTGGCTTATTTTACCGGCTGGAAATTTTTGGGTGTTGACAAGGACGGATGGGATAATATTCACGTTATTTTCGGCTTTTTAATGGTTGTAGTTGCCGTATGGCATATTATTGTAAACTGGAAAGTTATGAAAAAATACCTTTTGCAAAAAGAGTCTGTTTTTGCCCTGCTTATTACTGCGGTTATTACAATAGGCACCGTTGCGAATATTCAGCTGTTTAAGAGCGTGAGCGATTTGGAAGAAACGATTAAAAATTCATGGGATGTGAATAAAAAAGCGATTCCAATTTCGCACGGTGAACTGCTTAGTCTTAAAGATTTTTGCGAAAGACTTAATATTAATCTGAATAAAGCCGTGCAGAAACTTAAATCTAAAAGATACAGTTTTAATATAAACGATACGTTAAAAACCATTGCCAAAAACAACAATACAACACCGGCAGACATTTATGAAGTTATTAAAAACGCAAAAACCGTTTCACTTCTGCAGGGAAGCGGTTTTGGAAGAATGACTTTAAAAGAAGTGTGTCAAAAAGAGGGTGTCGATGTTAACGTATGTGTTAAAAAACTAGAATCCAAAGGCATAAAAGCTTCAGCTGACAAAACACTTAGAGAAATTGCTTTTCCTAACGTAATTACACCTATGGATATTATAGATATGATTAAAAATTAG
- a CDS encoding DUF2202 domain-containing protein — translation MKIKILAFLMLAVNLFALTPKEKHALNYMYQEEKLARDVYFELGKMYPDLRVFNIYRSEIMHENSVANVMKHYGLPLPVRGDKVGKFVNPELQKLYDELIAKGKKSLKDALEVGIMVEVTDVNDLNKYLYNAVSPDVIALFKFLRAGSYNHYNAFNRTLISVTGKSACQLMSKEWCKHYPFQRGVGRKYINYYWFAGKGMMRR, via the coding sequence ATGAAAATAAAAATACTTGCTTTTTTGATGCTGGCGGTGAATCTTTTTGCTCTTACGCCTAAAGAAAAACACGCTTTGAATTATATGTATCAGGAAGAAAAACTTGCACGCGACGTATATTTTGAACTTGGAAAAATGTATCCGGATTTGAGGGTGTTTAATATATACCGTTCTGAGATTATGCATGAAAACAGTGTCGCTAACGTAATGAAACATTACGGGCTGCCTCTTCCTGTAAGAGGAGACAAAGTCGGTAAATTTGTAAATCCTGAGCTTCAGAAACTTTATGACGAACTGATTGCAAAAGGGAAAAAATCTCTCAAAGACGCACTTGAAGTGGGAATTATGGTTGAGGTTACGGATGTTAACGATTTAAACAAATATTTATATAATGCCGTGTCTCCGGATGTGATAGCTCTATTTAAATTTTTAAGAGCCGGAAGCTATAATCATTATAATGCATTTAACAGGACTCTTATTTCTGTAACAGGCAAAAGCGCATGTCAGTTAATGAGTAAAGAATGGTGTAAACATTATCCGTTTCAAAGAGGTGTCGGAAGAAAATATATCAATTATTACTGGTTTGCTGGCAAAGGTATGATGAGAAGATAA
- a CDS encoding ammonium transporter gives MVIDTFFALFAFTLIILMVPGFAMLEAGLVRTKNVTAVLTVNTMIYIVASLVFFLWGYTLAFGGWSGESMSMYAAFLFQMAFVGKTVNIMSGGVSERTKIVPLAIFTLFMAGLIYPLIVNWTWGADMLKGTLLDISAMHDLAGSTVIHSTGAWALLAAILIIGPRKGRYSKDGKVRVIPASNIPLVVLGALLLWIGWFGFNGGSVGSISSKEAADTVALVVMNTNNAGLIGGLVVMILGYLTYKKLDITMILNGALGGLVAITAGADVVSPYAALAIGAIGGALVFYAVPFFDKLRIDDPVGALSVHLVNGIWGTIGTGIWGKGVSLAAQIKGIVVVGVFAFVASFVVIYIINKIVAFRANEEDEVEGLDVSECGIESYPEFKRAI, from the coding sequence ATGGTAATTGATACCTTTTTTGCGCTGTTTGCGTTTACGCTGATTATTTTAATGGTTCCCGGCTTCGCAATGCTTGAAGCTGGACTTGTAAGAACTAAAAACGTAACTGCCGTTTTAACGGTAAACACCATGATTTACATAGTGGCAAGCCTTGTGTTCTTCCTATGGGGATATACGCTGGCTTTTGGAGGATGGAGCGGAGAAAGTATGAGTATGTACGCCGCATTTTTATTCCAGATGGCATTCGTCGGTAAAACGGTCAATATTATGAGCGGCGGTGTAAGTGAAAGAACTAAAATAGTTCCTCTTGCGATATTCACACTGTTTATGGCCGGGCTTATTTATCCGCTTATCGTTAACTGGACATGGGGTGCGGACATGTTAAAAGGCACTCTTCTTGATATTTCCGCTATGCATGATTTAGCGGGAAGTACGGTAATTCACTCAACAGGCGCATGGGCGCTTTTAGCGGCGATTTTAATTATAGGGCCGAGAAAAGGCAGATATTCAAAAGACGGTAAAGTAAGAGTTATTCCTGCCAGCAACATTCCGTTAGTCGTGCTTGGTGCGCTGCTGCTTTGGATCGGATGGTTCGGATTCAACGGCGGAAGCGTTGGAAGCATTTCAAGCAAAGAAGCTGCGGATACAGTGGCATTGGTTGTAATGAATACAAACAACGCCGGTTTAATAGGCGGTCTTGTGGTAATGATTTTGGGTTATTTAACATATAAAAAGCTTGATATTACTATGATCTTAAACGGCGCACTGGGAGGACTGGTAGCCATTACTGCGGGAGCAGACGTAGTCAGTCCTTATGCCGCTTTGGCAATCGGAGCAATCGGTGGAGCACTTGTATTTTACGCAGTTCCTTTCTTTGACAAATTAAGAATAGACGATCCGGTCGGTGCGCTTTCCGTTCACCTTGTAAACGGTATCTGGGGAACAATCGGTACAGGTATCTGGGGTAAAGGCGTAAGTCTTGCAGCTCAGATAAAAGGTATTGTTGTAGTCGGAGTTTTTGCTTTTGTTGCTTCTTTTGTAGTTATTTATATTATAAATAAAATAGTTGCCTTCAGGGCAAATGAAGAAGATGAGGTTGAAGGATTAGACGTCAGTGAATGCGGGATTGAAAGTTATCCTGAATTCAAAAGGGCTATATAA
- a CDS encoding P-II family nitrogen regulator: protein MKKIEAIIKPFKLDDVKEALLDIGIHGMTISEVKGHGRQQGHAELYRGAEYIVDFLPKVKLELVVADEDVEKVIETISESARTGKIGDGKIFVSPVEKVIRIRTGEEDEEAI, encoded by the coding sequence ATGAAAAAAATCGAAGCAATTATCAAGCCGTTTAAACTTGATGATGTTAAAGAGGCTTTGCTTGATATCGGTATTCACGGTATGACAATAAGTGAAGTAAAAGGTCACGGAAGACAGCAGGGACATGCTGAACTCTATAGAGGTGCGGAATACATTGTAGATTTCCTGCCGAAAGTAAAACTTGAACTGGTTGTTGCGGACGAAGACGTAGAAAAAGTAATAGAAACTATAAGCGAATCTGCAAGAACCGGCAAAATAGGCGACGGTAAAATATTCGTAAGCCCTGTGGAAAAAGTTATCAGAATCAGAACGGGCGAAGAAGACGAAGAAGCGATATAG
- the purT gene encoding formate-dependent phosphoribosylglycinamide formyltransferase, whose amino-acid sequence MKLTTPLKSNSVKIMLLGSGELGKEVAIEANRLGCEVIAVDRYPNAPASLVAQKSYVIDMKNKEQVLDVIKREKPTYILPEIEAINIEALFEAEKEGFHVIPNAEAVNKTMNRKNIRVFAAETLGLKTSKYEFVSTLEDLQKACDALGYPVVVKPIMSSSGHGQSIVKSPEEVIEAWEFAKEDARGSADELIVEEFIHFDYEITLLTAKNDSEIVFCPPIGHIQSGGDYIFSWQEMEMSETALNKAKDIARKIVEGLGGRGIFGVELFVEGDEVYFSEVSPRPHDTGLVTLITQSQSEFALHVRAVLNLPLGFEFLTPGASAAFKADKDTYTPEFKIDPSIFRINSRFVVFGKPEAHPGRRMGVLLVSDKEAKEALKQAQLLIQKVSL is encoded by the coding sequence ATGAAACTCACTACTCCTCTTAAGTCTAACTCAGTCAAAATAATGCTTTTAGGAAGCGGCGAGCTGGGGAAAGAAGTCGCGATAGAAGCAAACAGGCTCGGATGCGAAGTAATAGCCGTTGACAGATATCCGAATGCGCCGGCAAGTTTAGTTGCCCAAAAATCGTATGTAATAGATATGAAAAACAAAGAGCAGGTTCTTGATGTAATAAAAAGGGAAAAACCTACATATATTCTTCCCGAAATTGAAGCTATCAATATAGAAGCTCTTTTTGAAGCCGAAAAAGAAGGGTTTCACGTTATTCCCAACGCAGAAGCCGTAAACAAGACAATGAACAGAAAAAATATAAGGGTTTTCGCAGCGGAAACGCTCGGGCTCAAAACTTCCAAATACGAATTCGTATCAACCCTGGAAGATCTGCAAAAAGCATGCGACGCTTTAGGATATCCCGTAGTCGTAAAACCGATTATGAGTTCATCCGGACACGGACAGAGCATAGTAAAAAGCCCCGAAGAAGTAATAGAAGCATGGGAGTTTGCAAAAGAAGACGCAAGAGGAAGCGCGGATGAGCTTATAGTGGAGGAATTTATTCATTTTGATTATGAAATTACGCTTTTAACAGCCAAAAACGACAGTGAAATAGTTTTCTGTCCGCCTATAGGACATATTCAAAGCGGAGGGGATTATATTTTCTCATGGCAGGAAATGGAAATGAGCGAAACGGCTTTAAACAAAGCAAAAGATATCGCCCGAAAAATCGTTGAAGGTCTGGGAGGAAGAGGTATATTCGGAGTTGAACTGTTCGTTGAGGGCGATGAAGTGTATTTTTCAGAAGTTTCTCCAAGACCTCACGATACGGGACTTGTTACGCTTATAACACAGTCTCAAAGCGAATTTGCCCTTCACGTAAGAGCGGTATTAAATCTGCCTTTGGGATTTGAATTTTTAACTCCGGGAGCCAGCGCGGCGTTTAAAGCCGATAAAGACACATATACCCCTGAATTTAAAATCGACCCTTCTATTTTCAGAATCAATTCAAGATTCGTGGTATTCGGAAAGCCGGAAGCCCATCCGGGAAGAAGGATGGGAGTGCTGCTTGTAAGCGACAAAGAGGCAAAAGAGGCTTTAAAACAGGCACAGCTTCTTATTCAAAAAGTTTCTCTCTGA
- a CDS encoding FeoA family protein: MRLNELTIGDEATVKKVHAKEPLKSRLFAFGIAKGQKVKVLKHTLAKNTFEIEIGNTKVALRDEEAADVEVEKDVK, from the coding sequence ATGAGATTAAACGAATTAACTATAGGAGATGAGGCTACAGTTAAAAAAGTACATGCCAAAGAACCTTTAAAAAGCCGTCTTTTTGCCTTTGGAATAGCTAAAGGACAGAAAGTTAAAGTCCTCAAACACACACTTGCAAAAAATACTTTTGAAATAGAAATAGGAAACACCAAAGTGGCCCTTCGCGATGAAGAGGCCGCCGATGTGGAAGTGGAAAAAGATGTTAAGTGA
- the feoB gene encoding ferrous iron transport protein B — protein MKEIVVALVGQPNVGKSHLINSISGAQLHVGNFSGVTVEKKEVVFERNGYKIKLIDLPGTYSLHTYTPEEQVTKDFLFKEEYDLILNVLDSNQLEKNLTLTWQLSDLQRPMALAFNMYDEFAREGGEIDTDKFYRLTNIKAQNVSAKENFGLEELFEKVIQTYEEQNIPKVYYSEIVEEEIENLKRKIKSCRFSKRFVAVRLLEDDEDMYKAVHEKPWFVDIMNTLKSAKERLRIEFDEDDTKTVLFEERLALAKGIVTQVAKKAKKETLTEKVDKILIHPILGLPLFLLIMWAIFQATFSLGAVPMEYIDKAFSAFGANLAHFLPKGIVSEAIINGVIPAVGAVVMFLPNILILFLGINLLEQTGYMARAAYIMDGVLKRFGLQGRAFIPLVSGFGCSVPAYMAARTLKNPKDRLITMLVIGFMSCGARLPVYVLLVSAFFRPEIQGNVLFAIYIGGALTGLIVAKILRHVLFKGEPEPFVMELPKYRFPKLKGILFDLWIKSKLYLKKAGTFIATASLIVWVLSSFPRAGIEQKYQHLIAQNPAKKAELVQQMNREILQNSYLADIGKFIAPVFKPLGLTWREDVSLIAGLAAKEVVVSTLTVLYGGNNKSKETVNVIKNNMTFTAAVAMIIIIMFYSPCLAAMGTFWAEVPQWQWRIFYTVYPNVFAYIAAFIGVSLIKLFS, from the coding sequence ATGAAAGAAATAGTTGTAGCGTTAGTCGGGCAGCCGAATGTCGGAAAGAGCCATCTTATCAATTCGATTTCGGGTGCGCAGCTTCATGTCGGGAATTTCAGCGGCGTAACCGTTGAAAAAAAAGAAGTTGTTTTTGAAAGAAACGGATATAAAATAAAACTTATAGACCTTCCGGGAACATATTCCCTTCATACGTACACTCCCGAAGAGCAGGTAACTAAAGACTTTTTGTTTAAAGAAGAGTATGATCTGATTTTAAATGTTTTGGATTCCAACCAGCTTGAAAAAAACCTGACTCTTACATGGCAGCTAAGCGACCTTCAAAGACCTATGGCCCTTGCGTTTAACATGTATGACGAATTTGCCAGGGAAGGCGGGGAGATTGATACGGATAAATTTTACAGACTTACCAATATAAAAGCGCAAAACGTTTCCGCAAAAGAAAATTTCGGACTTGAGGAGCTGTTTGAAAAGGTAATTCAGACATATGAAGAACAAAATATTCCGAAAGTATATTACAGCGAAATCGTTGAAGAAGAAATAGAAAATCTTAAAAGAAAAATAAAATCATGCAGATTTTCAAAAAGATTCGTAGCCGTCAGACTTCTTGAAGACGATGAGGATATGTATAAAGCCGTTCACGAAAAGCCTTGGTTTGTGGATATTATGAATACGCTAAAAAGCGCTAAAGAGAGACTTAGAATCGAATTCGACGAAGATGACACCAAAACGGTGCTTTTTGAAGAGAGGCTGGCACTTGCAAAAGGTATAGTGACACAGGTGGCCAAAAAGGCCAAAAAAGAAACATTAACGGAAAAAGTGGATAAAATTCTGATTCATCCTATTTTGGGACTGCCTCTGTTTTTGCTGATTATGTGGGCGATATTTCAGGCGACGTTTTCACTCGGCGCCGTTCCTATGGAATATATAGACAAGGCGTTTAGCGCATTTGGAGCGAATCTTGCGCATTTTCTTCCTAAAGGAATCGTAAGCGAAGCGATAATCAACGGAGTTATTCCGGCAGTGGGCGCTGTTGTGATGTTTTTGCCTAATATCCTTATTCTGTTTTTGGGAATAAACCTGCTCGAACAGACCGGATATATGGCAAGGGCGGCGTATATTATGGACGGTGTTCTTAAAAGGTTCGGACTGCAGGGAAGGGCGTTTATTCCGCTTGTTTCCGGGTTCGGATGTTCTGTACCCGCTTATATGGCGGCAAGAACGCTTAAAAATCCTAAAGACAGACTTATAACAATGCTGGTAATTGGGTTTATGAGCTGTGGGGCGAGGCTTCCTGTTTATGTTCTTTTGGTGAGTGCGTTTTTCAGACCTGAAATTCAGGGTAACGTACTTTTTGCCATTTATATCGGAGGAGCATTGACAGGCCTGATAGTAGCCAAAATTTTAAGGCATGTATTGTTCAAAGGAGAGCCTGAGCCGTTTGTTATGGAGCTTCCGAAATACAGATTTCCGAAACTTAAAGGTATTTTGTTTGATTTGTGGATAAAAAGCAAGCTTTACCTTAAAAAAGCCGGGACTTTTATCGCTACGGCGAGTCTGATAGTGTGGGTTTTAAGTTCATTCCCGAGAGCCGGAATAGAACAAAAATACCAACATCTGATTGCTCAGAATCCAGCTAAAAAAGCTGAGCTTGTTCAGCAGATGAACAGAGAAATTCTGCAAAATTCATATCTGGCCGATATAGGCAAATTTATAGCACCCGTGTTTAAACCGCTCGGTCTTACCTGGAGGGAGGACGTTTCTTTAATAGCCGGGCTTGCGGCTAAAGAGGTTGTCGTTTCAACCCTTACGGTGCTTTACGGCGGCAATAACAAATCAAAAGAAACGGTAAACGTTATTAAAAACAATATGACGTTTACAGCGGCGGTGGCCATGATAATTATCATAATGTTTTATTCGCCTTGTCTTGCCGCGATGGGTACTTTCTGGGCTGAGGTGCCTCAGTGGCAGTGGAGAATATTTTATACGGTATATCCTAACGTATTCGCCTATATTGCGGCTTTTATAGGAGTGAGTCTCATTAAACTTTTCTCCTGA